Proteins encoded together in one Chitinophaga sp. LS1 window:
- a CDS encoding AAA family ATPase, translating to MENILQQRVISGDTIFGNGLLESRPFYLYYFNRIPNISMVYGINGERSLAAFKNAYKDKISEVYRREEIDKKDKTYQHDLSIVLLNNELMVEFGDGYCEILHNGHSDPFVKEITTLVRRYRTREKKKKFELNLITVENGTLTLKPMEFKRTKLDLHLYYEDDFLSIDQLIYKRLNTDEDKGIVLLHGLPGTGKTTYLRYLIGRLKKRVLFLSPAVARNIMQPEFIDLLIDNPNTILVIEDAENIIMDRKTTGNSSVSNLLNLSDGLLADCLNVQVICTFNSDISQIDSALLRKGRLIAKYEFGKLSVDKARQLSGKQGFQTLIDKPMTIAEVMNQHEPSFEKQEVTIGFRAGFKM from the coding sequence ATGGAAAATATTTTACAGCAGCGGGTGATCAGTGGGGATACTATTTTTGGCAATGGCCTGCTTGAGAGCAGACCCTTTTACCTGTATTATTTCAATAGAATACCTAATATAAGTATGGTTTACGGCATTAACGGTGAGCGGTCGCTTGCCGCTTTTAAAAATGCCTACAAGGATAAAATATCAGAAGTATACAGAAGGGAAGAGATCGACAAGAAAGATAAAACTTATCAGCATGACCTCTCCATTGTCTTGCTCAACAATGAGTTAATGGTGGAGTTTGGCGATGGTTACTGCGAAATTCTGCACAATGGCCATTCAGACCCCTTTGTCAAAGAAATAACTACCCTGGTAAGAAGATACCGTACCCGCGAAAAGAAAAAGAAATTTGAACTGAACCTGATCACCGTGGAAAATGGCACTCTGACGCTAAAACCCATGGAGTTCAAGCGGACTAAACTGGACCTGCATCTCTATTATGAGGATGACTTCCTGTCCATCGATCAGCTGATATACAAACGTCTGAATACAGACGAAGATAAAGGGATTGTATTACTGCATGGATTGCCTGGTACCGGTAAGACCACTTACCTGCGGTATCTGATCGGCCGATTGAAGAAGAGAGTGTTATTCCTTTCTCCGGCAGTGGCCCGCAATATTATGCAGCCTGAGTTTATCGATCTGCTGATTGATAACCCGAATACCATTCTGGTGATTGAAGATGCGGAGAATATCATCATGGATAGAAAGACTACAGGGAATTCTTCCGTGTCTAACCTCCTGAACCTGTCCGATGGTCTGCTGGCAGACTGTCTGAATGTGCAGGTGATCTGTACTTTCAATAGTGATATTTCACAGATTGACAGCGCATTGCTGAGGAAAGGGCGTTTGATCGCTAAGTATGAGTTTGGTAAGTTGTCAGTAGATAAGGCGCGTCAGCTGTCAGGGAAACAGGGTTTCCAGACGTTGATTGATAAGCCGATGACGATAGCCGAGGTGATGAACCAGCATGAGCCCAGCTTTGAAAAGCAGGAGGTGACTATTGGTTTCAGGGCCGGGTTTAAGATGTAG
- a CDS encoding glycoside hydrolase family 125 protein, giving the protein MVARRDFIRNSGLLAGAIALGFPKAVFAHAGYVSKRPPLAERKFTSQAVEQMIASIKKEVADPKLGWLFENCFPNTLDTTVVHKVENGRPDTFVLTGDIHAMWLRDSTAQVWPYLELVNEDEKLKQLIAGVVNRQTKCVIIDPYANAFNEGPTGSEWDSDLTEMKPELHERKWEIDSLCYTVRLAYNYWKKTNDASVLDDTHKKAAKLIVKTFKEQQRKDGPGPYHFQRNTPKQSDTVANSGYGSPILPVGLIASMFRPSDDATVFPFLIPSNMFAVVSLHQLSEISEVVYKDAAFAKECKDLAEEVDRAIKAYAIVEHPSLGKMYGFEVDGFGNRLFLDDTNVPSLLSIPYLGYTTADDPLYQTARHFVWSPFHCWFYRGKYGEGVGSPHTGVDKIWPMSIIMKALTSSDKEEIAGCLKTLRNTDGETGFIHESYHKDNPSDYTRPWFAWVNTLFGELIVKIHNEYPELLKRNYA; this is encoded by the coding sequence ATGGTGGCAAGAAGAGACTTTATCAGGAACAGCGGTTTGCTGGCAGGCGCTATAGCGCTGGGATTTCCTAAGGCTGTATTCGCCCATGCAGGATACGTTTCCAAACGTCCTCCACTGGCAGAACGTAAGTTCACTAGTCAGGCAGTAGAACAAATGATCGCAAGCATCAAGAAAGAAGTTGCCGATCCGAAGCTGGGCTGGCTGTTCGAGAACTGTTTTCCAAATACCCTGGACACCACCGTGGTTCACAAGGTAGAAAACGGTCGTCCCGATACCTTTGTATTGACAGGAGATATCCACGCGATGTGGTTACGTGACTCGACCGCCCAGGTATGGCCTTACCTGGAGCTGGTAAATGAAGATGAAAAGCTGAAACAGCTGATCGCGGGTGTGGTGAACAGGCAGACGAAATGCGTGATCATCGATCCTTATGCAAATGCGTTCAACGAGGGGCCTACCGGTTCGGAGTGGGATAGTGACCTGACTGAAATGAAGCCTGAACTGCATGAAAGAAAATGGGAAATTGACTCTCTGTGCTATACTGTAAGACTGGCATACAACTATTGGAAGAAAACCAATGATGCCAGTGTACTGGACGATACCCACAAAAAAGCGGCTAAACTGATCGTGAAAACTTTCAAGGAGCAGCAGCGTAAAGATGGTCCTGGTCCTTACCATTTCCAGCGTAATACACCGAAGCAGTCTGATACTGTAGCCAACAGTGGTTATGGTAGTCCGATCCTGCCAGTAGGTTTGATTGCATCTATGTTCCGTCCATCTGATGATGCGACTGTGTTCCCTTTCCTGATTCCTTCCAACATGTTTGCAGTAGTATCTCTGCACCAGTTGTCTGAAATCAGTGAAGTGGTGTACAAAGATGCAGCCTTTGCTAAGGAATGTAAAGATCTGGCAGAAGAGGTAGATAGGGCTATCAAGGCGTATGCGATCGTAGAGCATCCTTCTCTGGGCAAGATGTATGGTTTTGAAGTAGATGGTTTTGGTAACCGTTTGTTCCTGGACGATACAAACGTACCAAGTCTGTTGTCTATTCCTTACCTGGGTTATACTACTGCTGATGATCCGTTGTATCAGACAGCGCGCCACTTTGTATGGAGTCCTTTCCATTGCTGGTTCTACAGGGGTAAATACGGTGAGGGTGTAGGTAGCCCGCACACCGGAGTAGACAAGATCTGGCCAATGAGTATTATCATGAAGGCGTTGACCAGCAGCGATAAGGAAGAAATTGCCGGCTGTCTGAAAACCCTGCGTAATACCGATGGTGAAACCGGGTTTATACATGAATCTTATCATAAGGACAATCCTTCAGACTATACCCGTCCATGGTTTGCATGGGTGAATACACTGTTCGGTGAGCTGATTGTGAAAATTCACAATGAGTATCCTGAACTGCTGAAGCGCAATTATGCGTGA
- a CDS encoding CotH kinase family protein encodes MAFFSCKKETIINQSLIAETASTYNFIKFWFDTAQNPLYLNSTISMTIDGNSITGRVPYYTNITSLIPSFEMNGVSVTVNDSAQTSGVNAQNFKKVVYYNVVGEDGTKSTYTINLTNFTGLPVINIKTADGIAISSKDDYVTGTISIDGAGIYDDLSETSMKIKGRGNSTWGQPKNPYKMKFDSKTAILGEAKAKTWVLLANYFDNTMLRNGTAWFMGQLSNLDWTPSSHFAEVFLNNVFIGCYQITDQVEEGSNRVNVGDDGYLVEVDQLSRLDADDIYFQTSRILCSIKAPDVTEGDEQYTYIKDYVTAAENALYADNFTDPEEGYAKYLDVTSFVDWYLINEIARNTDAAFVSSCYMNLIPGGKLKMGPIWDFDIAFGNVNYNTNYSPEGWYINGGLWLERLWKDPAFIAKLKTRLAYFKSEENTILGYINNTATSLNYSVIENNNKYQTLYTYTWPNYAILGSYDNEVLYLKTWLHSRLAWMETALDTL; translated from the coding sequence ATGGCCTTTTTTTCCTGTAAGAAAGAAACGATTATCAATCAGTCATTGATTGCCGAAACAGCATCCACGTACAATTTCATAAAGTTTTGGTTTGATACTGCGCAAAACCCACTTTATCTGAATAGTACGATTTCAATGACTATCGATGGCAACTCCATTACAGGTAGAGTTCCTTATTATACGAATATTACTTCGCTGATTCCTTCTTTTGAAATGAACGGTGTTTCAGTGACAGTCAATGATTCAGCGCAAACCAGTGGAGTCAATGCGCAAAACTTCAAGAAAGTCGTTTATTACAATGTAGTCGGTGAGGATGGAACAAAAAGCACTTATACTATAAACCTGACTAATTTTACGGGTTTACCTGTCATAAATATCAAGACGGCTGATGGTATTGCTATTTCCTCCAAAGATGATTATGTAACAGGTACTATTTCTATAGATGGTGCAGGCATATATGATGACCTGAGTGAAACTTCGATGAAAATAAAAGGGCGTGGTAATTCAACCTGGGGACAACCTAAAAACCCTTACAAGATGAAGTTTGATAGCAAGACGGCTATATTAGGAGAGGCGAAGGCGAAGACCTGGGTGCTATTGGCCAATTATTTTGATAATACTATGCTACGTAATGGGACAGCATGGTTTATGGGACAATTAAGTAATCTGGATTGGACTCCTAGTAGTCACTTTGCGGAAGTTTTTCTCAATAATGTATTTATAGGTTGTTACCAGATTACAGATCAGGTAGAAGAAGGTAGCAACAGGGTGAATGTTGGTGATGATGGGTACCTGGTGGAAGTAGACCAGCTATCCAGGCTGGATGCTGATGACATCTATTTTCAGACATCCCGTATTCTCTGTAGTATAAAGGCCCCCGATGTAACGGAGGGGGATGAGCAATATACATACATCAAAGATTATGTAACAGCAGCTGAAAATGCTTTGTATGCAGACAACTTTACAGATCCGGAAGAAGGCTATGCAAAATACCTGGATGTAACCAGCTTTGTAGACTGGTACCTGATCAATGAGATTGCCCGCAATACAGATGCGGCCTTTGTATCCAGCTGTTATATGAACCTTATACCAGGGGGAAAACTGAAAATGGGCCCGATATGGGACTTTGATATTGCATTCGGAAATGTGAATTACAATACGAACTACAGCCCCGAGGGATGGTATATAAATGGTGGTTTATGGCTGGAACGTTTGTGGAAAGATCCTGCCTTTATTGCGAAACTGAAAACCCGCCTGGCTTATTTTAAATCAGAGGAAAACACGATACTTGGTTATATTAATAATACAGCTACAAGTCTGAATTATTCTGTAATTGAAAATAACAATAAATACCAGACGCTTTATACCTATACCTGGCCTAATTACGCCATTTTAGGATCGTATGACAATGAGGTACTGTACCTCAAAACCTGGTTACATTCCCGTCTGGCCTGGATGGAAACTGCGTTGGATACCCTTTGA
- a CDS encoding SLBB domain-containing protein translates to MLKKLLLLQLFIMLIGNCAFAQNNTNSSSSSSSSQLSQVKVDNLTDDQIRQLVAEMKKNNVSYSQIDDYAAQRGMSDTEVQKLKARIKQLNLDSELTSNGKNNNSFRDSTSRQYNNDEQQEDDSIAYFQERYKKIKDRQDFEKELRRQKIFGTELFSNKNLTFEPNLRMATPPNYKLAANDELIIEVYGYSEVQHKLKVSPEGYVRIPYLGPVYVNGLTMEEARNRITKQLSTIYGGINNGNTSVQVSLGNIRSIRVLLIGEIMRPGTYTLPSLATVANALYVSGGPNENGSFRYIEVIRNGQTISTFDLYDFLIHGDLTNNVVLQDQDIVKVNAYKTRIELTGEIKRPAIFEAKESETLKDMITFAGGYTDNAYKDIIRAFRVNNKAKEVVNVPADKVSSFHLHTGDKFYIDSVLARYINRITISGAVFHPGDYALDSGMTVQDLIQKADGLLEDAVLTRGVIRRLQDDYTPAFISFNINDVMAGKQPLLLKREDSVIVFSKMKVREEYKVKIEGEVNKPGYYNYGDSMRLEDLILLAGGLKDAASLKHIEISRRIRSNGAYDSSDLRKAITQQFDINKDLSDAPEAPGFSLQPFDEVIIHKSPSYTEQANVLLEGEVVYPGFYTISAQKERISSLIKRAGGLRPESFTEGSFLLRRTYNSKGDSTLLLDKLEVFYNKLKDSSDIEKVRKAVERKEQLVGLEMDKILANPGSKYDMYLENGDVIVVPKKTQTVQLYGEVYFPKKVRFDKNYSFRDYVRGAGGFTNNALKRRSYVVFSNGSVKSTRKAIFFNRYPRMEPGAEIYIPAKRGNRGLSSGEAVGLASALASLALVIVTIINATK, encoded by the coding sequence ATGTTGAAGAAATTACTTTTGCTACAGCTGTTTATAATGTTAATTGGTAATTGTGCCTTTGCGCAGAATAACACCAATTCCTCATCATCGTCTTCTTCAAGCCAATTAAGTCAGGTAAAAGTTGATAACCTCACAGATGACCAGATCCGTCAGCTGGTTGCAGAAATGAAGAAAAACAATGTTTCCTACTCACAAATAGATGATTATGCAGCTCAGAGAGGGATGTCTGATACAGAAGTGCAGAAATTGAAAGCGCGTATCAAGCAATTAAACCTGGATTCTGAGTTAACATCAAACGGAAAGAATAACAATTCCTTCCGCGATAGTACCAGCAGGCAATATAATAACGATGAACAACAGGAAGATGACAGTATTGCCTACTTCCAGGAACGGTATAAAAAGATCAAGGACAGGCAGGATTTTGAAAAGGAACTGAGAAGGCAAAAGATATTTGGTACTGAGTTGTTTAGTAATAAGAACCTGACCTTTGAGCCCAACCTTCGCATGGCGACCCCTCCCAATTACAAACTGGCAGCCAATGATGAGCTGATCATTGAGGTTTATGGCTATTCAGAAGTACAGCACAAACTCAAAGTGAGTCCTGAAGGCTATGTACGGATTCCATACTTAGGGCCTGTGTATGTAAACGGCCTTACAATGGAAGAGGCAAGGAACCGGATCACAAAGCAATTATCCACTATTTACGGTGGCATCAATAATGGTAATACTTCTGTGCAGGTATCCCTGGGCAATATCCGCAGTATCCGCGTGTTACTAATTGGAGAGATTATGCGTCCGGGAACATATACCCTGCCTTCTCTGGCTACTGTGGCCAACGCGTTGTATGTATCCGGTGGTCCTAACGAAAATGGTTCTTTCCGTTACATTGAAGTGATCAGAAACGGGCAAACAATCTCCACTTTTGACTTGTACGACTTCCTGATTCACGGTGATCTTACTAACAATGTCGTATTGCAGGACCAGGATATTGTAAAGGTAAATGCTTATAAAACCCGTATAGAACTGACTGGTGAAATCAAGCGTCCTGCTATTTTTGAAGCAAAGGAATCCGAGACATTGAAAGATATGATCACTTTTGCCGGAGGGTATACTGACAATGCTTACAAAGACATCATCAGGGCATTCAGGGTAAATAACAAGGCCAAAGAAGTAGTGAATGTGCCAGCTGATAAAGTAAGTAGCTTTCACTTACATACCGGCGACAAATTCTACATTGATTCCGTCCTTGCCCGGTATATAAACAGGATCACTATTTCCGGTGCGGTTTTCCACCCGGGTGATTATGCACTGGATTCGGGTATGACTGTTCAGGACCTGATTCAGAAAGCAGATGGGCTATTGGAAGACGCGGTGTTGACAAGAGGAGTGATCCGCAGGTTGCAGGATGACTATACACCCGCCTTCATCAGTTTCAATATAAATGATGTAATGGCCGGAAAACAGCCATTGTTACTGAAGAGAGAGGATAGTGTGATTGTTTTCTCCAAGATGAAGGTAAGGGAAGAATATAAAGTGAAGATAGAAGGAGAGGTGAACAAACCTGGCTATTATAACTATGGTGACAGTATGCGCCTGGAAGATCTGATCCTGCTGGCAGGTGGTCTGAAAGACGCGGCGAGCTTGAAACATATTGAAATTTCCCGTCGTATTCGCTCCAATGGCGCTTATGATTCTTCTGATCTTCGCAAGGCCATTACTCAACAGTTTGATATTAATAAAGACCTTTCAGATGCGCCTGAAGCACCTGGTTTTAGTTTGCAGCCTTTTGATGAAGTCATCATTCATAAATCTCCTTCTTATACAGAACAGGCCAATGTACTGCTGGAAGGAGAAGTGGTATATCCAGGTTTCTACACCATTTCCGCCCAGAAAGAACGTATCTCCAGCCTGATTAAGCGTGCTGGTGGTTTGCGTCCTGAGTCTTTCACAGAAGGTTCCTTCCTGCTGCGCAGAACTTACAATAGCAAGGGAGACAGCACATTGCTGCTGGATAAACTGGAAGTATTCTACAATAAGCTGAAAGACAGCTCCGATATTGAAAAAGTGCGTAAGGCAGTAGAAAGAAAAGAACAGCTGGTAGGACTTGAAATGGATAAGATCCTTGCCAATCCAGGTTCTAAATATGACATGTACCTGGAAAACGGGGACGTCATTGTAGTACCTAAAAAGACCCAGACTGTACAATTATATGGTGAGGTATATTTCCCTAAAAAGGTAAGATTCGACAAGAACTATAGTTTCAGGGATTATGTACGTGGTGCAGGCGGCTTTACCAACAATGCGCTGAAACGGAGAAGTTATGTTGTCTTTTCCAATGGCTCAGTAAAGAGTACCCGAAAAGCTATTTTCTTCAACAGATATCCCAGAATGGAACCCGGAGCTGAAATATATATTCCGGCCAAAAGAGGTAACCGTGGGTTAAGTAGCGGAGAGGCGGTAGGTTTGGCTAGTGCACTGGCTTCTCTCGCCCTGGTAATTGTAACAATTATTAATGCAACTAAGTAA
- a CDS encoding DinB family protein, with protein MRNVIQVVREALLTNFRELDKWFDKEADLLHYKPDAGHWNAREVLEHISLTNYFLLLIINKSTRRALDRRHAAGAITLPADYHEKFDQIDVIGSRSFGWIRPEHLEPSGLQDMHEIRTLLKQQFAQCMYNLSLLKNGEGMLVLTNMSVNHLGKLDIYQYIYFLTKHIERHIRQMERLKREYNGEKEPATRIVTAIVDAPDEAAADMAVL; from the coding sequence ATGAGAAACGTAATTCAAGTAGTAAGAGAGGCATTGCTCACCAATTTCAGGGAGTTAGACAAGTGGTTTGATAAAGAAGCTGACCTGTTACACTATAAACCTGACGCGGGGCATTGGAATGCCAGAGAAGTGCTGGAACATATCAGCCTTACAAATTATTTCCTGTTACTGATTATTAACAAGAGTACACGTCGTGCCCTGGATCGCAGACATGCGGCCGGAGCGATTACATTGCCTGCAGATTACCATGAAAAGTTTGACCAGATCGATGTAATAGGTAGCCGTTCTTTTGGATGGATCAGACCCGAACACCTGGAGCCTAGCGGCCTGCAGGACATGCACGAAATCAGAACCTTGCTCAAACAACAGTTTGCGCAATGTATGTATAATCTTAGTCTGCTGAAAAATGGAGAAGGCATGTTGGTACTTACCAATATGTCTGTGAATCACCTGGGCAAACTGGATATTTACCAGTACATCTACTTTTTAACTAAGCACATCGAGCGCCACATTCGCCAGATGGAAAGGTTAAAAAGAGAATACAATGGAGAAAAAGAACCGGCTACACGTATTGTGACAGCCATCGTAGATGCGCCAGACGAAGCAGCAGCAGATATGGCAGTGCTATAA
- a CDS encoding PA0069 family radical SAM protein yields the protein MTLPFQESVPENLYYKGRGAQLNPKNKYLKNEYAQEHAEGIDEWWQADVPTQILEEHAKTLVNKVDSPDVGMWYSMNPYQGCEHGCIYCYARNAHQFWGMSAGLDFERKIVVKKNAPELLRKFLDNKSWVPKPISMSGNTDCYQPLERKMFLTRSLLQIAWEYKQPIGIITKNSLVLRDKYILQQMAQHNLVCVYVSITTADEDLRQKMEPRTTTAAQRFKIVKELSELGIPVGVMTAPMIPGLNDHEMPQLLEMAAANGAKFAGYTVVRLNDAVKVIFNDWLYKNFPDRADKVWHHIEGLHGGQVNDSNFGRRMRGEGNMADLIRQQFKVHTKKNGLNQEKFEFNTELFQRPQVQLRLF from the coding sequence ATGACCTTGCCTTTTCAAGAGAGCGTACCGGAGAATCTCTATTATAAAGGACGTGGTGCCCAATTAAATCCTAAGAACAAATATCTAAAGAACGAATACGCACAGGAGCATGCTGAGGGCATTGACGAATGGTGGCAGGCAGACGTGCCTACCCAGATCCTGGAAGAACACGCTAAAACACTGGTGAATAAAGTGGATAGTCCTGATGTAGGCATGTGGTATAGCATGAATCCCTACCAGGGCTGCGAACATGGATGTATCTACTGCTATGCCCGCAATGCCCACCAATTCTGGGGCATGAGCGCCGGTCTTGATTTTGAAAGAAAGATCGTAGTCAAAAAGAACGCACCCGAACTACTGCGAAAGTTCCTCGACAATAAAAGTTGGGTACCCAAGCCCATTTCCATGTCAGGCAATACAGATTGTTACCAGCCGCTGGAACGGAAAATGTTCCTGACCCGTTCCTTACTACAGATTGCATGGGAGTACAAACAGCCCATTGGCATCATTACAAAAAACTCCCTTGTATTACGAGACAAGTATATACTGCAGCAGATGGCGCAGCATAACCTGGTATGCGTGTATGTATCCATAACAACGGCAGATGAGGATCTGCGTCAGAAAATGGAGCCCCGTACTACCACGGCAGCGCAGCGATTCAAGATAGTAAAAGAGCTGAGTGAACTGGGGATACCAGTAGGTGTGATGACTGCACCAATGATTCCTGGGTTAAATGATCATGAAATGCCGCAGCTGTTAGAAATGGCCGCAGCGAATGGCGCTAAATTTGCAGGATATACAGTTGTTCGTTTGAACGATGCCGTGAAGGTGATTTTTAATGACTGGTTATACAAAAATTTCCCGGACAGGGCCGACAAAGTGTGGCATCATATCGAAGGGCTGCATGGCGGCCAGGTAAATGACAGCAACTTTGGAAGAAGGATGAGAGGAGAAGGAAATATGGCAGATCTGATTCGTCAGCAATTCAAAGTACATACGAAGAAGAATGGGTTGAACCAGGAGAAGTTTGAATTCAATACAGAATTGTTTCAGCGTCCGCAAGTGCAGCTACGTTTGTTTTAG
- a CDS encoding sterol desaturase family protein, whose protein sequence is MHLNHMAWAIPLFLGLMVIEYLVAKKTGKNYFGFAESVSNINVGIAERLFDTFTVGLFYFVYDFLHRHFGIFHISSGPLLWFSLLLLTDFIWYWYHRLAHEVNILWAVHVVHHQSEDFNYTVSARITVLQAVARMCFWSILPVIGFPPAMIVSVQLVHGIYPFFIHTRTIPKLGILEYILVTPSHHRVHHAANEQYLDRNYGDVFIFWDKLFGTFTEENEEPVYGLTKPLNSYSFLWQHFHFILEIIYTVRQTKGWLPKLKVIFGKPDYIDPALRTRLEEKFLVQDRNGVPNHRLQSYIIAQVGCLMLILFSFLLLENVIPAIIQVGISLFILLTLINIGAILEQRRWVVYLEYARLLTLSAIILYQWYHPVLLLTFIVLQLPLIFFRNPLEKGYLMVLYGRQ, encoded by the coding sequence GTGCATTTAAATCACATGGCCTGGGCGATCCCCCTATTTTTGGGATTAATGGTAATTGAGTACCTGGTAGCTAAGAAAACCGGGAAGAACTATTTTGGATTTGCTGAAAGTGTCAGCAATATTAACGTTGGTATTGCTGAACGTCTGTTTGACACCTTTACTGTTGGTCTTTTTTATTTTGTGTATGATTTCCTTCACAGGCATTTCGGTATTTTCCACATTTCTTCCGGCCCTTTATTATGGTTCAGTCTTTTGTTACTGACAGATTTCATCTGGTATTGGTACCATAGGCTGGCGCATGAAGTGAACATACTCTGGGCGGTACATGTCGTTCATCATCAGAGTGAGGATTTTAATTATACCGTATCAGCGAGGATCACCGTATTACAGGCGGTTGCACGTATGTGTTTCTGGAGCATATTACCTGTGATTGGTTTTCCACCGGCTATGATCGTCAGTGTACAGCTGGTACATGGTATCTATCCATTTTTTATCCATACCCGTACTATTCCTAAACTGGGTATTCTGGAATATATACTGGTTACGCCATCTCATCACCGGGTACATCATGCGGCAAATGAGCAATACCTGGACAGGAACTATGGGGATGTATTCATATTCTGGGACAAGCTGTTTGGCACCTTTACAGAAGAAAATGAGGAACCGGTTTATGGGTTGACCAAACCACTGAATAGTTACAGCTTTTTATGGCAGCATTTTCACTTTATATTAGAAATTATTTACACTGTCCGGCAAACGAAAGGCTGGTTGCCTAAACTGAAAGTGATTTTTGGTAAGCCGGACTATATAGATCCTGCTCTCAGGACCCGGCTGGAAGAAAAGTTCCTTGTTCAGGACAGAAATGGTGTACCTAACCATCGGTTACAATCTTATATCATTGCACAGGTTGGTTGCCTGATGCTGATCTTATTCAGTTTTCTGTTGCTGGAAAATGTGATTCCTGCTATTATACAGGTCGGTATTTCCCTGTTTATCTTATTGACGCTCATTAATATAGGAGCTATTCTGGAACAAAGACGCTGGGTAGTTTACCTTGAATATGCCAGATTACTTACCCTGTCGGCCATTATCTTATACCAATGGTATCACCCGGTATTGCTATTGACCTTTATAGTTTTACAGTTACCTCTGATCTTTTTCAGAAATCCTTTGGAGAAAGGCTATCTCATGGTCTTATATGGTAGGCAGTAG
- a CDS encoding MutS-related protein, with amino-acid sequence MATFAYNHPEFIYPEVNDTQSKLTGKGIGHPLIPAEESVKNDIMIGTPQQFLIITGSNMSGKSTFLRSVGSNLLLAMCGLPVCAEEFSCSPMKIMTSMRIKDSIAKHTSYFQAELLRLQEIVKVLKSGEKVFILLDEILKGTNSEDKLSGSRSLIAHFLQYNCLGMIATHDLELGHMEEEYPGRVRNYCFESTIRDEQLFFDYRIREGVARNKNATFLMKKMEII; translated from the coding sequence ATGGCTACGTTTGCGTATAATCATCCGGAATTCATTTATCCGGAGGTGAATGATACGCAGTCGAAGCTGACAGGAAAAGGGATTGGTCATCCGTTAATTCCTGCGGAAGAAAGCGTGAAGAACGATATTATGATTGGTACGCCGCAGCAGTTTTTAATTATTACAGGTTCGAATATGAGTGGTAAGAGTACATTCCTGCGGAGTGTGGGTAGTAACCTGTTGCTGGCTATGTGCGGGTTGCCGGTGTGTGCGGAGGAGTTTTCCTGTAGCCCTATGAAGATCATGACGAGTATGCGGATCAAGGATTCCATCGCGAAGCATACCTCTTATTTCCAGGCGGAGCTGCTGCGGTTGCAGGAGATTGTGAAGGTGTTAAAATCAGGGGAGAAGGTGTTTATCCTGCTGGATGAGATCCTGAAAGGAACGAACTCAGAAGATAAGTTGTCCGGGTCCCGTAGTCTGATCGCGCATTTCCTGCAATACAATTGCCTGGGCATGATTGCTACGCACGACCTGGAGCTGGGGCATATGGAAGAGGAGTATCCGGGTAGAGTTAGGAACTATTGTTTTGAGAGTACGATCAGGGATGAGCAGTTGTTCTTTGATTACCGGATCAGGGAAGGGGTCGCCAGGAATAAAAATGCAACATTCCTGATGAAGAAGATGGAGATAATTTAA